A genomic window from Lotus japonicus ecotype B-129 chromosome 1, LjGifu_v1.2 includes:
- the LOC130733305 gene encoding uncharacterized protein LOC130733305, whose product MGNAACFQCNNNTNSTSSSVKLIFWEGTARSLKGRHIAGEIMFEFPDMMVCHADSFFIGHPIPALSIDDQLMPGQTYFVIPLDLLSSDTLSVSSLSSFGGGSSSSPSNNINKSPIKFGSCPFQYLKGSDGRVLIKVMPEFITSLINKGISNNNGTLGSGSPSSLCSTPELQKHYEQLVKSKNQVWSPKLETISEYKIRFSVSPCRYIGTLEWKEKEKSEDVLTR is encoded by the coding sequence ATGGGAAATGCAGCATGCTTCCAATGCAACAACAACACAAACTCAACCTCTTCATCAGTGAAGCTCATATTCTGGGAAGGCACAGCAAGATCCTTGAAAGGAAGACACATAGCTGGTGAGATCATGTTTGAGTTCCCTGACATGATGGTTTGCCATGCAGACTCTTTCTTCATTGGACACCCCATCCCAGCTTTGTCGATCGATGATCAATTGATGCCAGGTCAAACCTACTTTGTCATCCCTCTCGATCTCCTGTCCAGCGACACGCTCTCCGTGTCCTCGCTCTCTTCATTCGGCGGAGGATCATCATCAAGCCCTAGCAACAACATCAACAAGTCCCCTATCAAGTTTGGATCATGCCCTTTTCAGTACTTGAAGGGTTCTGATGGAAGGGTCTTGATCAAGGTCATGCCAGAGTTCATCACGAGCCTCATCAACAAAGGGATTAGCAATAATAATGGAACCCTTGGTAGTGGTAGCCCCTCTAGCCTGTGTAGTACTCCTGAACTGCAAAAGCACTATGAGCAGCTCGTGAAGTCAAAGAACCAGGTGTGGTCACCTAAGCTTGAAACAATTTCAGAGTACAAGATTAGGTTTTCAGTTTCACCTTGCAGATACATAGGTACTCTagaatggaaagaaaaagaaaagtcagAGGATGTGCTTACTAGATAG
- the LOC130733304 gene encoding aquaporin NIP1-2-like yields MQLVAEVMGTYFLIFTGCASVVVNLNNDKVVTLPGIAIVWGLAVMVLVYSIGHISGAHFNPAVTVAHATTKRFPSKQVPAYIMAQVIGSTLASGTLRLIFSGKDNHFTGTLPAGSNLQAFVVEFIITFFLMFVVSGVATDNRAIGELAGLAVGSTVLLNVLFAGPITGASMNPARSLGPAIVHGEFNGLWIYMVAPHLGAIAGTWAYTFIRYTNKPVRELTKSSSFLKGTQ; encoded by the exons ATGCAGTTGGTAGCAGAGGTGATGGGCACATATTTCTTGATATTTACGGGTTGTGCTTCGGTGGTGGTGAACCTTAATAATGATAAGGTGGTGACACTTCCTGGGATTGCAATTGTTTGGGGACTTGCTGTTATGGTTTTGGTTTACTCTATTGGTCACATATCTGGTGCACATTTTAATCCAGCTGTTACCGTTGCTCATGCTACCACCAAAAGATTTCCCTCGAAGCAG GTACCAGCTTATATCATGGCTCAGGTTATTGGATCCACGCTTGCAAGTGGAACTCTCAGACTTATATTCAGTGGAAAAGATAACCATTTTACAGGAACACTTCCTGCTGGTTCTAACTTACAAGCTTTTGTGGTGGAATTCATAATCACTTTCTTCCTCATGTTCGTCGTCTCTGGAGTTGCCACAGATAACAGAGCG ATTGGTGAGTTGGCTGGGCTTGCAGTTGGATCTACAGTACTGCTAAATGTGTTGTTTGCCGG GCCAATTACTGGAGCATCAATGAATCCAGCAAGAAGCTTAGGGCCTGCAATTGTCCACGGTGAGTTCAATGGATTATGGATATACATGGTTGCACCACATCTGGGTGCTATTGCTGGTACATGGGCCTATACTTTCATCAGATACACAAACAAGCCTGTGCGTGAGCTCACCAAGAGTTCCTCTTTCCTTAAAGGAACTCAGTGA